The following coding sequences lie in one Spinacia oleracea cultivar Varoflay chromosome 1, BTI_SOV_V1, whole genome shotgun sequence genomic window:
- the LOC130465718 gene encoding uncharacterized protein has protein sequence MPLVVAETLLSADELKKDAKSEHFKGSPLLLQIWLAERLRLLEAPADPKHYRPIALGNRKYLHQGQDEAEWTSFFTYGICSIKWVVPWWGLTTMTGGSYVSVYVSLLGLSRPIYIFPYRVMRQYGLRQTIPFSDTVPPKVAAFSQTRVLAWAKYYDGLPRWVVATNGFVGLSENHKLWMSSNDKDVRTEARNGEPDELLIPHIRVKYEGPDSAKPRTYSFKTVKARPDRKRKEVPPRSSFRPKKMPNMKGPAVVKRNASSCGDRRRNNVWVRKAQPPVETVASLVDDNNSSPTIACAFEAERAIIENVSEALTSLEVSVQEPVLMEIDIGAAQKTMGVDPANIALYKTLFDDPEELE, from the exons atgccattggttgttgccgagactttgctgagtgcggatgagctgaagaaggatgccaaatctgaacattttaagggaagccccctattattACAG atttggcttgcggaacggcttagacttttggaagctcctgccgatcctaaacattatcgccctatagctttgggtaaccgaaaatacttgcaccaaggccaagacgaggccgaatggacctccttttttacttatggtatttgttctattaagtgggtggtaccatggtggggtttaactactatgacagggggttcgtatgtatcggtttatgtttctttgttggggctatctcgtcccatttatatttttccttaccgagtcatgcgtcaatatggtttaaggcagactatccccttttctgatacggtaccacctaaggtagcggccttttcacaaacacgggtcctagcgtgggccaagtattatgatggtctcccgcgttgggtcgtggctacaaatggctttgtgggtctttctgaaaaccataagttgtggatgagctccaatgacaaagatgtgaggaccgaggctcgtaatggggagccggatgagcttttgatacctcatattcgtgttaagtatgagggtcctgattctgccaaacctcgtacctatagttttaagactgtgaaagctcgtcctgatcgaaagcgaaaggaagttcctccccgttccagtttcaggcctaaaaagatgcctaacatgaaggggcctgctgttgttaaaagaaatgcaagctcttgcggagatcgtcgccggaacaatgtatgggttaggaaggctcaaccgcctgtagaaacagtggctagtctagttgatgataataattcttctcccaccattgcctgtgccttcgaggctgagcgggctataattgagaatgtttctgaagccttgacatctttggaagttagtgtccaggagccggttcttatggagattgacattggggctgcgcagaagactatgggggtggatcctgcgaacattgctctctacaagactttatttgatgatccggaagaactagagtag